CATGAGCTACTTCGGTTACACCGCGTGGCAGGGCGCCGGGTATTCGGGGAAGGCAGACGCCGCAGTAGCCGCGCTAACCGGCTCGCGCATTTACGACATTCTTTATCGCCAAGGCGCCTTTTGCTTATCGACCGGGGGGCATTGGGGATTGGGCAACGCCGGTCGCACGCCGAAACAAGGATTGAAGTTTCGCCCGGGTTCCGCGTTCACACCGCCGCTGGACCGAATCGACAACCGCGCCGGGCGCGATCTTCCCTTTTTCAATCAGTGGATTAAGCACGAAGACTTCGACAAATATTGGGAACCGGCCAGCCTCGCCGATCGCTGGAGCAAGATCGACGCGCCCGTATTGTTCGTCGGCGGGTGGTATGACCTATTCGCCGGCAGCACGCTAAAGGATTGGCAGACCATGCGGCGCCACGCCGGGCCGCGCGCCAAGAAGGAAAGCCGTTTGGTCATGGGGCCGTGGAACCATCAGTTCAGCACCTCGATGCACGGGATGCGCTACCGTGGCGACACCGATGTCATCACGTTTTCGAAAATCTACGTGGAATGGTTCGACGAGCACTTGATGAACCACGGCTCGACAAAACTGCCGCGGGTCAAGGTCTACACGACCGGCAAAAACGAGTGGCAAAAATTGGCCGACTGGCCGCCGCCGGATGCCGAAAACGAACGGTGGTATTTTCACTCCGGCGGGCAGGCTCACCGGCCGGGCGACGGCGAATTCAACCGCACGAAGCCGGGCCGCGAGAGCAACGATCGTTTCACGCACAATCCGGATAAACCCGTACCTACCAAGGGCGGCGCGTTGTATCCGCCGAGCGACGCCGGTCCGGCCGACATCTCGGGGCAGGGGAAGCGCGACGACGTGCTCGTGTACACGAGTTCGACCTTCAAGCGCGACCTCGAAGTCACCGGTCCGATTACCGCGACCGTGTACGTTACCGCCGACACGCCCGACGCGGACGTCGTCGTTTGGCTGCTCGATGTGTATCCCGACGGCAAGGCCCGTATCATCACCGACGGCATCGCCCGCGCCCGCTACCGCAAAGGCGGTGACAACGCGTGGCTGTCCGATACCAGCCCGACCGCGGTGGACGTGGATTTGTGGGCCGCGAGCCACGTGATTAAGGAGGGGCACAAACTCCGGGTTCACGTAGCGGCATCCAACTATCCGCGCTTTGCGCCCAATCCATGCACGAAGGCCGACCCCGGCTCCACGACTCGTTTCGAGCGTTCACGCGTGCGGGTGTACCACGACCAGCAACACCCCAGCCACGTCGTGTTGAGCGTCCGCTGAAAACACGCTTGTATGAATGTCGCTGCATGGGTAGATTATCCGGGAATCTTGAAGACGTGACCTGGAGGATTTTTCATGGCTGATTTACGTAATCGATCGGTCCAGTCGGAGCAAGAATATTTCGCGCGTATTGAATTTGAGCGTCGGAAAAAGCTGCTCGATGAAGAACACGCGCGCATGCAACAGGTGGAGCGTGAGAATCTCAAGAAAAAGCACTGGATGCGCTGTCCGAAGTGCGGCATGGAAATGGTGGAACTGGAATTCGAGACGGTCAAAATCGACAAATGCACCGAATGCGGCGGCATTTATCTGGATGACGGCGAACTCAGTCAGTTGCTGCAAAAGAAGAACGAAGGGTTTCTTAATCGCTTCACCAAGATGTTCAAGAAGTAGCGAGGCGGTCGCTTGAGTTTCGCCGACCGCCTTTCTCGGGCTATTTATCGGCGTCATCCTCCTTTTCCGTGGAACGCGTTGTCTTGGATTTTGGCGCCCGTGGGGTGGCTATACGGCACGTTTATGCGTGTTCGCGAGGCCGCGTATGCCAACGGCTGGCTGCGTAGCACGCACCCCGATAGCCGGGTGATCAGCATCGGCAACCTGACCATGGGCGGTACGGGCAAAACGCCGGTCACCGTTTTTCTTGCCGCGTCGCTTACCCAGGCGGGTCACCGCGTGGCGGTGGTCAGCCGGGGATACCACGGCAGTTTGGAAGGACGCACGGCGGTCGTTTCCGACGGGAGCAGCGTTCGCCTCACGGCGCGTGAAGCGGGCGACGAGCCCATCATGCTGGCTCGCCGTTTGCCCGGCGTTCCCGTGCTGATCGGCGCGAATCGCGGCGAAGCGGCGGAGCGGGCGGTCGCCGAGTTCCAGCCGGACATCATCCTGTGCGACGACGCCTTTTCCCACTTGCGCTTGCGGCGGGACCTGAACCTGGTTCTGGTTCACGGACGCGACGGACTCGGCAACCGCCGCGTCACGCCGGCCGGTCCCCTACGCGAGCCGCCCTCGGCGCTCCGTCGGGCCGACGCGGTGATCATCAACACGACCACGGCCGACGACCCCGCCGTCACCGACCAACTGCTGCGAGCCGGTTTTCGCGGGCCGATTTTTCGCGTGCGCTACGGCGCGCCGGGCTTTCGCCGCCACCCGGGCGGGGAGACGGTGGCCGGGGAGACGCTGGCGAACCAGCCGGTGCTGGCGTTCGCGGCGACGGCTCGGCCGGCGGATTTTTTCGTTTCGCTACGCCGTGCCGACCTACAAGTAGTGGAAACCAAAGCGTTTCCCGATCACCACGCCTATTGCGAGGCGGATCTTCAGAGTCTGACGGAGCTTGCCGCTCAACGTGGCATCGGCTATCTTGTCACCACCGAAAAAGACGCGGTAAAACTACCCGCCCGAGCTTCGGCGACCGGTCAAATTTTGGTCGCCGGAATTGAACTAATCGGAGAGGGTGACGATTTGTCGGCGCTGCTGGCGCTGGTGACCGCGTCGGATCGATAACGAAGACCACAACACCCGGCGGAGGAACCTTTGTCTCGACGCGCTTTGTTCCTTGATCGTGACGGCACCGTGACGCGGGAAGTCGGTTACGTTAATCATCCTTCCCGGCTGGAATTGATACCCGGCGCCGCCGTGACCATTCGACGCTGCAACGAGGCCGGGGTGCCGGTGGTGCTCGTGACCAATCAGGCTGGCGCGGCGCGAGGCTATTTCCCGATTGCCCTGGTGTATGAGGTGCACGCGCGACTCGATGCGTTGCTGGCCGCGGCGGGCGCCCGGCTGGACGGCGTGTATTTTTCGCCCTTTGTCAAAGAGGGGAAGGTGCCTCCGTACAATGTCGATCATCCCTGGCGCAAACCGAACGCGGGTATGCTGGAGATGGCGGCGCGGGATTTGGATTTGGACCTGCCTCGGTCGGTCGCCGTGGGGGATAAAATCACGGATGTGGAAATGATCCAAGGCGTCGGGGGCAAGGGCGTGTTCGTATTGACCGGCTACGGCCGGGGCGAGTTGGAATACCGGCGCGATACATGGCCCACGGAGCCGGACCATATCACCGAAGATCTGGGAAGCGCGGCGGACTGGATCTTGGCGGAGCTGACGCGATGAACGACAAATTACTGGCGTTGTTGGAGCAGTTTCCGGAACACGAAGTGGCTGTCATCGGCGACCTCGTGGCCGATCAATTCATTTACGGCGAAGCCAAGCGAGTCAGCCGCGAAGCGCCGGTATTGATCGTCGAACACGAGGCCGACAAGATCGCGCTGGGCGGCGGTGCGAACTGTGCGCACAATGTCCTGGCGCTGGGCGGGCACCCGCTTGTCGTCGGCATTATCGGCGACGACCTGCAGGGCGCGCAGCTTCTGGAAACACTGCAGGAACGCGGTATCGGCACGGATTTCATTTTGCGCGATCCAAGCCGCGACACGACGACCAAACAGCGAATCGTGGCCAGCGGTCTGCACACAACCTATCAACAATTGGTGCGCGTCGATCGCGGTAGCCGCGTGCCGGTCAGTGGCGACGTGGAGAAAAAGCTGCTCGACCTGGCCGACCAAACCGCCGGTATGAGCGATATCATGGTGGCCAGCGACTACGGCTACGGCGTTTTCTCCGAATCCATGATTACGCGCATGTCGGCCATCGCCGAAAGCGACTGGATCAAGGTGCTGGTCGATAGTCGTTACCGGGCCCTGCAGTTCAAGGGCGCGCACCTTTTAACGCCGAACGAGCCCGAGGCCGGGGCGGCGTGCCATATGGAAATTCGGACCCGGCAGGATGTGGAACTGGTTGCCGAGCGCCTGTTGCACGGGGCCAACGCCGAGCGCGTGGTCATCACCCGCGGGCGCGAAGGCATGTACGTGCGCGATGCGAATAAGGGCGGCGAGTTCATACCGATATACGGCACGGATCAAATCGCCGATGTCACCGGCGCGGGTGACACCGTGATGGCCGTATTTGCCTTGGCGGCGGCCTGCAAGGCGGACCTGGGGGTCGCGGTGCGCCTGGCGACGGTCGCGGCGGGGCTGGCGGTGTTGAAACACGGTACAGCCACGGTCACGGTCGATGAGATTCGCACCGCGTTGGAGAAGCATCCGTGGCAAGAGTAATGAACGAAGCCGAACTGTCGCGGGAGGTCGCGGCGCACAAGGACGCGGGCCGCGTGGTCGTGTTTGCGAACGGGGCGTTCGACCTGCTGCACGTGGGCCACACGCGGTATCTGCAAGGGGCGGCGGCGGAGGGCGACGTGCTGGTCGTGGCGCTGAATTCCGATGAAAGCGTGCGCGAACTGAAGGGGCCGGGTCGTCCGATCACGCCGCTGGTCGAGCGCGTGGAAATGATCGCCGCGCTGGAATGCGTCGACTACGTGACGACGTTCACCGAAACCGATGTCAGCCGCTTGCTGCTTTTGTTGAAACCGCACGTGCACGCCAAGGGCAGCGATTACACTGTGGACACGGTGCCTGAGGTCGAAACGGTTCGCAGCTACGGTGGCCGAGTGGCCATCACCGGCGGGCCGAAAGATCACAACACCACCGACATCGTCACCCGCGTGAGGGGTGAGGAGAACGAACTGTGAAATGCATTGTCACCGGGGCGGCGGGTTTCATCGGGTCGCATCTGTGTGATCGCTTGCTCGCCGACGGCCACGAGGTCGTGGGCGTGGATTGCTTCACGGATTACTATCCGCGCACTTTCAAAGAGGCGAACATTGCCGCGGCCAGGGCGCACGAGCGCTTCACTTTCCGCGAGGCGGACCTCAACGAGTTGGACCTGGCGTCACTCATCGAGCCCGGCGATGTGATCTATCACCAGGCAGCGCAAGCCGGGGTGCGCGCCAGTTGGGGGCAGTCGTTCCGGGTTTACACGGCGCTCAATCTCGACGCCACGCAAAAACTGCTTGAAGTATGCAAAGAAAAAAGACCGGCTCGTTTCGTGTATGCGGGCAGTTCCAGCGTCTACGGCGACGCCGCCAAGTTCCCGGAGCACGAAGACGACCACCCGCGACCGATCAGCCCCTACGGTGTGACGAAACTGGCGGCCGAACACCTGTGCATGCTGTACCACAAGGCTTTCGGAATCCCGACGGTCTCGCTGCGCTACTTCACGGTATACGGCCCGCGACAGCGACCCGACATGGCCTTCCATAAATGGTGCCGCGCCGCGCTGCGCGACGAGCCGCTGTCGATCTTCGGCGACGGCAACCAAACCCGCGATTTCACTTATGTGGATGACATCGTCGCGGGAGTGATCGCCGCGGCCTCGGCCGATTGCGCGGGACAAGTGATCAATCTGGGCGGTGGCCATCGCGTGACCGTGCGCCACGTGCTGGACATGCTCACCAAAATTCACGGCCGGCCCCTGCGTCTGGCCGATGAGGGAAACCAAAAAGGCGACGTGCGGCACACAGCGGCGGATATCACGCGGGCGGGCGAACTTCTGGGTTTCAAACCGCAGGTGTCTCTCGAAGACGGCCTGCGGGCGGAGTACGAATGGATGCGAAATCTACTCGCGGCGGAGAAATGATTCCGGAGGCGATTCTCCGCGCGTTGCGTTGCCCGATCTCGGGGGAGTCGCTGCGGCTTTCGGATGACCGACAATGGTTGATCAGCGACGCGGCGGGCGTGCGGTACCCCATTGAGGACGGCGTGGCGCGACTGCGGACCGAGGCGGCGGAAAAAACAGGAGACAAAACATGATACCGGTCAAGATCGGCGATATCTCTATCGGCCACGGGGAGCCGCTGGCATTGATTGCCGGGCCTTGCGTGCTCGAAACGCTCGACGAGGCGCTCGCGATCGCGGACTTTGTCAAAACCGAGGCCGACAAGCGGGGCATGCCCTACATTTTCAAGGCGTCTTATGAGAAGGACAATCGCGGCAAACCGACTGGGTACGCGGGGCCGGGTCTCGATAAAGGCCTGGAAATGCTGGCGGCGATCAAGCGCAAAATCGGCGTGCCGGTGCTTTCCGACATCCATCGCGAGACCGATGTGAAGGCCGCGGCGGAGGTGCTCGACATCGTGCAAATCCCGGCCTACTTGTGTCAACAGACCAGCCTCGTGCTGGAGGTCGGCAGGTACGCGAAGGTCGTCAACGTGAAGAAGGGCCAGTTCCTGGCGCCCGAAGACATGCAAAGCGCCGTGTCGAAGCTGCACCACGTGGGCAACGAGCAGATTCTGCTTACCGATCGGGGCGCAAGTTTCGGCTACCACCGGCTGGTCTTCGACCCGCGGTCCGTGCCGATCATGCAAGGCCTCGGGCATCCGGTGGTCGTCGATCCGACGCACATGGTGCGCATCTATGGCCGCTCGAGTGCCGACCCGGAGGGGGGCGAACCGGAGTTTGCGGCGACGCTGGCCAGGGCCGGTGTGGCGGCGGGCGCGAACGCGATATTCATTGAAACGCATCCGTCGCCCTTTGAGGCCGCATGTGACGCGGCCAGCATGGTTTGCATGGGCGACGAGCTTCCGGAAGTGCTCGACCAAATCGTAGCGATCGCGCGGATGCTGCGCGAAAAAGGCATTGCGTAAACAAATTACCACGCGCCGCAGGGCGTGAACCTTTAGGGGAATTGGATGAAAATTTTTATTGATTCAGCCGACGTGGACGAAATCGCGCAGGCGGTCGAAATGAAACTGTGCGACGGCGTGACGACGAATCCGACGCTCATTGCCAAGACCGGCAAGCCCAACGCCGAGGTGATTGCGGAAATCTGCCGCCTCACCGACACGCCGGTCAACGCCGAAACGGTTGGCATTTCCTACGACGAAATCATTGCCGAGGGAAGCGAACTGGCGACGATCGCGGATAACGTCGTGGTCAAAATCCCGATGTGCAAAGATGGCCTGCGCGCCGTCAGTTACTTTGCCGAGAAGGGCGTTCGGACGACCGTCACGCTGATTTTCAACGCGGCGCAGGCGCTTTTGGCAGCCAAGGCCGGGGCGTCATTCATCGCGCCGTTTGTGGGTCGCCTCGACGACATCAGCACCGACGGCATGGAAATAATCGCGGAGATCGTGGAGATCTACGATTGGTACGACCTGATGACCGAGGTGGTTGTCGCCTCGGTACGCTCGCCGATGCACGTGAAAAACTCGGCGCTGGCCGGGGCGCACGCGATCACGGTGCCGTTTTCGTTGATCGAGAAATTGATGGCGCACCCGCTGACCGAAGCCGGCATCGCGCAATTCCTGGCCGACGCGGGGCGGTAAACGGGCCATGAAAATCACCGTCGCTGTGATCACGAAAAACGAGGAGGCGAACATCGAGCGCTGCCTGGCGGGCGTTCCGTTCGCCGACGAGATCGTCGTGGTCGACAGCGGCAGTGAAGATCGCACGGTGGAAATCGCGCGACGTTTCACCGAGCGGGTCGTGCATCACGATTGGCTCGGGCACGTCAAACAGAAGCAGCACGCGGTGGACATTGCCTCGCACGACTGGATTTTCAGTCTCGACGCCGACGAAGAGGTCAGCGAGGAGTTAGCGAGGCTCATCGCGGAACTGAAGGTCGCCGGGCCGAAAAGCGACGCTTACACCGTGCGGCGCAAAACCTTTTACCTAGGCAAATGGATCGATCACAGCGGTTGGTATCCCGACAAGCGCATTCGGTTGTTTCACCGCGGCCGGGCGCACTGGGGCGGTTACGATCCGCACGATGAAGTGGTGTGCGACGGTTCGGTCGCCGAACTGGACGGCGATCTGCACCATTACAGCTACCGCGATTTGGCGCACCACCTCTCGAGAATCAACGAATACACGACGATCATGGCGCACGAGTATTGGGAGAGGGGCAAACGGGCCACCGCGGCGGACCTCGTGTTTCGGCCGCCCTTCGCGTTTTTGAAAAAGTACATTTTGCAGCGCGGCTTCCTCGACGGCCTGCATGGCTTTCTGGTCTGCGGATTGTCGGCCTACTACGTGTTTTGCAAGTACGCCAAGTTGTGGGAGTTAGGACGGGCGGAGCGGCGGCGGTGAAGCGCGTACTCATCGTGCAAACGGCCTATCTCGGCGACGTCGTTCTCTCGCAGCCCCTGTGGGCGGCGGTCAAAACCTATTGGCCGGAAGCCCAAGTCGACGTGTTGGTCCAGCCGCAGTGGGCGTCGCTGATCGAACAAGACGCCGCTCTGGCCGAAGTGCTGGTTTTCGATAAGCGAAAGCACGACAAGGGTTTGGCCGGCCTGCTCCGGCTGTCGCGCGACTTGCGGCGGCGGCACTACGACCTGGCACTCTGCCCCCACCCGAGTTTCCGCAGCGCCCTGCTACTGGCCATGGCGCGCATTCCCCATCGGGTGGGTTTTGCGGATTCCGCCGGCCGCTTCTTCTTCACTGATCGCGTACACCGCGATACGTCGCAACACGAAGTCGACCGCGTTCTGTCGCTCACGACCGCCCTGGGTTGGCGCGTTCCGAACGAACAGCGCACGCCGCGATTGGTGATCAATCCGGAAGCCGCCGGGCGCTTGGCGTCATGGGGATTGCCGGAAGACGGCCGTTATGTCTGCGTGCATCCCGGTTCGGTATGGGCGACCAAGCGGTGGCTGCCCGAGGGCTTTGCGGCGGTGCTGTCGGCTTTGGCCGACGACGGTTACACGCCGGTTGTGCTCGGCGGGCGGGACGATATCGAACTGGCCAACATCGTGCAGGATCATTGCCGCACGTTGCCGGTGAATCTGGCCGGCCGCTTGTCGTTGACCGAACTGACGGCTGTGCTCTCCCGGGCCGCGCTTTTGGTGACCAACGACAGTGGGCCGATGCACATTGCCGGCGCGGTCGGCACACCGGTGGCGGCGGTATTCGGCAGCACGACGCCGGAGTTGGGTTACGCGCCGGTGGGATCGCCTTCGCGCATCCTGCAGCGTCATCTGCCTTGCCGCCCCTGCGGCCCGCACGGGTATCGCAGTTGCCCCCTCGATCATTTCCATTGCATGCGCCACGTGACCGAAGCCGAAGTCACCGCTGCCGCGCGTGAGTTGCTTACCGCCGAATAAAAAAATGGCGGAGCAGGGGATGCTCCGCCGAGAAAGAGGATCGCTTGGCTAGAAAATGTTGGCTTCGACGGTGAGTTTGGCTTGGATTCTCAGGTTCCTACTTTTCACGGCGAGCGGCTGCTCGCTGACAACGACGAAGTCAAAGTGCATGTCTTCGCCGCTTACCATCTTCTCGAAAGCTTCCTTGATCCGCGTGGCGCCGCCCTCA
Above is a genomic segment from Candidatus Lernaella stagnicola containing:
- a CDS encoding CocE/NonD family hydrolase, translating into MSRWLRRYGIVLALLALTTAGCARLISSAVGVRPGEYAVETSKVAVQMRDGARLASDLYLPKTEGPFPTVLIRTPYGKGGMSLPAKMYAKRGYAVIVQDVRGRFGSEGRWDPFRQEGPDGADTIQWIKSRPWSNRKVGVWGMSYFGYTAWQGAGYSGKADAAVAALTGSRIYDILYRQGAFCLSTGGHWGLGNAGRTPKQGLKFRPGSAFTPPLDRIDNRAGRDLPFFNQWIKHEDFDKYWEPASLADRWSKIDAPVLFVGGWYDLFAGSTLKDWQTMRRHAGPRAKKESRLVMGPWNHQFSTSMHGMRYRGDTDVITFSKIYVEWFDEHLMNHGSTKLPRVKVYTTGKNEWQKLADWPPPDAENERWYFHSGGQAHRPGDGEFNRTKPGRESNDRFTHNPDKPVPTKGGALYPPSDAGPADISGQGKRDDVLVYTSSTFKRDLEVTGPITATVYVTADTPDADVVVWLLDVYPDGKARIITDGIARARYRKGGDNAWLSDTSPTAVDVDLWAASHVIKEGHKLRVHVAASNYPRFAPNPCTKADPGSTTRFERSRVRVYHDQQHPSHVVLSVR
- a CDS encoding zf-TFIIB domain-containing protein, which encodes MADLRNRSVQSEQEYFARIEFERRKKLLDEEHARMQQVERENLKKKHWMRCPKCGMEMVELEFETVKIDKCTECGGIYLDDGELSQLLQKKNEGFLNRFTKMFKK
- the lpxK gene encoding tetraacyldisaccharide 4'-kinase — encoded protein: MAPVGWLYGTFMRVREAAYANGWLRSTHPDSRVISIGNLTMGGTGKTPVTVFLAASLTQAGHRVAVVSRGYHGSLEGRTAVVSDGSSVRLTAREAGDEPIMLARRLPGVPVLIGANRGEAAERAVAEFQPDIILCDDAFSHLRLRRDLNLVLVHGRDGLGNRRVTPAGPLREPPSALRRADAVIINTTTADDPAVTDQLLRAGFRGPIFRVRYGAPGFRRHPGGETVAGETLANQPVLAFAATARPADFFVSLRRADLQVVETKAFPDHHAYCEADLQSLTELAAQRGIGYLVTTEKDAVKLPARASATGQILVAGIELIGEGDDLSALLALVTASDR
- a CDS encoding HAD-IIIA family hydrolase, which produces MSRRALFLDRDGTVTREVGYVNHPSRLELIPGAAVTIRRCNEAGVPVVLVTNQAGAARGYFPIALVYEVHARLDALLAAAGARLDGVYFSPFVKEGKVPPYNVDHPWRKPNAGMLEMAARDLDLDLPRSVAVGDKITDVEMIQGVGGKGVFVLTGYGRGELEYRRDTWPTEPDHITEDLGSAADWILAELTR
- a CDS encoding bifunctional ADP-heptose synthase, with amino-acid sequence MNDKLLALLEQFPEHEVAVIGDLVADQFIYGEAKRVSREAPVLIVEHEADKIALGGGANCAHNVLALGGHPLVVGIIGDDLQGAQLLETLQERGIGTDFILRDPSRDTTTKQRIVASGLHTTYQQLVRVDRGSRVPVSGDVEKKLLDLADQTAGMSDIMVASDYGYGVFSESMITRMSAIAESDWIKVLVDSRYRALQFKGAHLLTPNEPEAGAACHMEIRTRQDVELVAERLLHGANAERVVITRGREGMYVRDANKGGEFIPIYGTDQIADVTGAGDTVMAVFALAAACKADLGVAVRLATVAAGLAVLKHGTATVTVDEIRTALEKHPWQE
- a CDS encoding adenylyltransferase/cytidyltransferase family protein, giving the protein MARVMNEAELSREVAAHKDAGRVVVFANGAFDLLHVGHTRYLQGAAAEGDVLVVALNSDESVRELKGPGRPITPLVERVEMIAALECVDYVTTFTETDVSRLLLLLKPHVHAKGSDYTVDTVPEVETVRSYGGRVAITGGPKDHNTTDIVTRVRGEENEL
- a CDS encoding GDP-mannose 4,6-dehydratase — protein: MKCIVTGAAGFIGSHLCDRLLADGHEVVGVDCFTDYYPRTFKEANIAAARAHERFTFREADLNELDLASLIEPGDVIYHQAAQAGVRASWGQSFRVYTALNLDATQKLLEVCKEKRPARFVYAGSSSVYGDAAKFPEHEDDHPRPISPYGVTKLAAEHLCMLYHKAFGIPTVSLRYFTVYGPRQRPDMAFHKWCRAALRDEPLSIFGDGNQTRDFTYVDDIVAGVIAAASADCAGQVINLGGGHRVTVRHVLDMLTKIHGRPLRLADEGNQKGDVRHTAADITRAGELLGFKPQVSLEDGLRAEYEWMRNLLAAEK
- the kdsA gene encoding 3-deoxy-8-phosphooctulonate synthase, which encodes MIPVKIGDISIGHGEPLALIAGPCVLETLDEALAIADFVKTEADKRGMPYIFKASYEKDNRGKPTGYAGPGLDKGLEMLAAIKRKIGVPVLSDIHRETDVKAAAEVLDIVQIPAYLCQQTSLVLEVGRYAKVVNVKKGQFLAPEDMQSAVSKLHHVGNEQILLTDRGASFGYHRLVFDPRSVPIMQGLGHPVVVDPTHMVRIYGRSSADPEGGEPEFAATLARAGVAAGANAIFIETHPSPFEAACDAASMVCMGDELPEVLDQIVAIARMLREKGIA
- the fsa gene encoding fructose-6-phosphate aldolase, whose amino-acid sequence is MKIFIDSADVDEIAQAVEMKLCDGVTTNPTLIAKTGKPNAEVIAEICRLTDTPVNAETVGISYDEIIAEGSELATIADNVVVKIPMCKDGLRAVSYFAEKGVRTTVTLIFNAAQALLAAKAGASFIAPFVGRLDDISTDGMEIIAEIVEIYDWYDLMTEVVVASVRSPMHVKNSALAGAHAITVPFSLIEKLMAHPLTEAGIAQFLADAGR
- a CDS encoding glycosyltransferase family 2 protein, which gives rise to MKITVAVITKNEEANIERCLAGVPFADEIVVVDSGSEDRTVEIARRFTERVVHHDWLGHVKQKQHAVDIASHDWIFSLDADEEVSEELARLIAELKVAGPKSDAYTVRRKTFYLGKWIDHSGWYPDKRIRLFHRGRAHWGGYDPHDEVVCDGSVAELDGDLHHYSYRDLAHHLSRINEYTTIMAHEYWERGKRATAADLVFRPPFAFLKKYILQRGFLDGLHGFLVCGLSAYYVFCKYAKLWELGRAERRR
- the waaF gene encoding lipopolysaccharide heptosyltransferase II translates to MKRVLIVQTAYLGDVVLSQPLWAAVKTYWPEAQVDVLVQPQWASLIEQDAALAEVLVFDKRKHDKGLAGLLRLSRDLRRRHYDLALCPHPSFRSALLLAMARIPHRVGFADSAGRFFFTDRVHRDTSQHEVDRVLSLTTALGWRVPNEQRTPRLVINPEAAGRLASWGLPEDGRYVCVHPGSVWATKRWLPEGFAAVLSALADDGYTPVVLGGRDDIELANIVQDHCRTLPVNLAGRLSLTELTAVLSRAALLVTNDSGPMHIAGAVGTPVAAVFGSTTPELGYAPVGSPSRILQRHLPCRPCGPHGYRSCPLDHFHCMRHVTEAEVTAAARELLTAE